Genomic DNA from Alosa alosa isolate M-15738 ecotype Scorff River chromosome 6, AALO_Geno_1.1, whole genome shotgun sequence:
gtgtgtgtttcaactaattcacggattgggataaatgcagagaccaaatttccctcacgggatcaaaagagtatatatacttatacttaaaacaAGTGATGTTGCTGGGTTCTTTGTGCCAGTTTAGCATATTAGATACATAACACACAATCAAAGAACACTGCAGACGATTTAATTTCATCCCAACACCATACTCTCCATTTTAGCTTTCCCTTTAGAGTACCGCACTATGTTCCACACAAAGTTGAGACTCCAAGTGtgtgaatagatagatagatagatagatagatagatagatagatagatagatagatagatagatagatactttattgatcctcaaggggaaattcaagggtctcagtagcatacagacataacacacaacatggacttacagcagaaatggtaaacataagtataagtataaacatataactaaactccactgtacaataagacagtagaagataagatagataagaaaactaacaaaactaaatactaaatacactatataagttaaattaagaaagtccaatgtgcttgagggtgatcaagcataagacgcttgtagtgacagggccaggactggtgaggtgctaaaaggagtgagtgtcatggtgaaggtgcaaacagtagtccaaccatagtccttagttagaATAGTGTCCCTTTACAGTCCATCAATATCAACATATCAACATTATGCTCTGGCTCACCTTCTGACAGGTTGCTAGGGAACTAAAAATGTGACTGCCTCCTATTCTGGAACATGTATGGCATCAAGGCGTGCTGTGATCTTCCTGTGTCCTTGGTGCTGTGGCATGAGAAATCGCACTGTTAAATCAGAACTCTACCGCTGAAAGGTCTCCAGCTGATCTCCCTGCATATTCCTTTTTGTCCTTTATTGAACTTGTATACTGATTTGTATTTTGGTCTTTACTGGTTGGTACTGCAGTTGCTGGAGCGAGAAAAAGCCTTATAAAGGTTCATTGTATCagacatttgaaaaaatatCTGGTTGAAATTTTTACGTAGACGTAACACAAACTTCTTTTATGAATTAGACTTCTGCTAATGATGGCAAAGAGGACAAGATGACTACCTGTGGTTGGAAGAGAAGCAACAAAGGTAGTGCCTGATAATTTGCCTTTGTGCAAAGCTACGGTGGCTGCCGCTGATTGCCGTGATTTGCCATTCTCTGTATTCTCTCATTTTTAGGCAACTTTGGTTTGCAACAACTGGAGTGCTGGAGAATTATCAGAtttttttgagtgttttttctATCCAAATAACACAATATTTGCTAAAGAATGtacagatttttttagtttgaaTGTAACGTGTAATAAGCTGTGTCTGAGTAACAGTGCCTGACTAACGGTGGCATTTTACCCCTCCCCTGAAAGGTGTTGTGAAAAATACGAGTCGAGAATACCTTCTAACACTGATGTGTCTGGATACATTTCATACGTTTGACTTAACAAAGCAAAGTCCCGATGCACTTGACCTTTGTAATTGCTGTGATTAGGGAAAGGGGAAGTCATGATGACTAGGCTAAAGCAGGAGCCCAAGGGGGGCCATGGCTGAAATGTGTGATTAAGGCCGCCAGATCTCCTCCATCAAAGCCTCACTCTCTGTCAGTAGCTGGCTGCATGTTCAGATGCTGTATATACGCAATGCAACCCCACTACCTTCACATCACAATGCACCACAGCACCCACCACCTCACCCCCAGATCTCCTGTATGAGTCATACCGCTGTACTATGGAGTAGGTGGATGGGTTGGGGGTAGAGCAGGAAGGGGAAAAAACCTAAACATGAAAACAATAATGAGGTCTTGGCTGTTGACATGGCAATAACTATGGGTTATTATCCTCCTCCACAAGGTCAAAGGTTAAGTTAAATCAAGCTTTGTTAAGATTCCccctccctaacacacacacacacgctaggaTCGGTGCTCATCCAGACTGTTATATGCACCTACCTAGACTGTTTTGAGATAAAGCTGTGGTCTAGCAGTATTGAGAAATATTACACTCACAATATTACACAGTGATGTGTTAAAAATAACACATCTGAGTGTGCTCAGGGACAAAACCTTTTGTGTCAATTTCAACACAACAATTGTGTGGCTTGCTGCATGAAAGACAGACTTCAGCtatttcaaaaacaaacaacatgtgtacctgtttgtttgtttgcctttctttttgtttgttttcttagaCAGCTGAAATCTGTCTTTCACCTTTCATCCATGCAGCCCCACAATTGCTATGTTGACCCAAAATTGGATCCCTGAGCTCACACACGTGATGTGTCATTTTAACACATCACTTTTAGAGTGTAGGAGCCTGGAAACACCCAACATGACCCAGGAAAACAGACATTACAAAACATTAATTTCAAACATTCAGCAATCAAATAAGTCATTCTGTGTGCTGAAATAAATGGTTTtgaatttatttaataattcaAAAGAACAGATGTGACCAAAACTTGTGAAAACATCACCAAACCACCTGGATTAATTGTACGAGTGTACGAGAGCTACTTGAGAACACACTACAAAAACTGCAGTTCTGACAATCTGTGCAATGATGCAAAGACCAGACGACAACACTGTGTACACTTCCCCACATTGCAGTTGTGTATGAATTCTCTGAGAAGAACTTTATGTtcatcacacaaacattcattcattgcacTAACAACTGTGTAACATCTGCATGGAGTTCTGCTACATTTAACAAAGAGTTGAAATAGCCATTTAAGTCCCAATACCTGATGTGAAACGACGAAATACATTCATAAATGTATTAgctaaaatgtatatttttcaGCTAACCTCACTTAAAACAGATGCACTACATCAAAAGCACAGTTGTGGAGTGACAACTGGTTCATTTTGCACAGATCAAACAGCAGTCTTTGtgacacacacttcctcataCTGCATTAATGGCATTTTCTGCATCCTCCTCTTGTGATATGGTTTAGCATAATTTGGCAATCAGAATTGAGTTATTGTAAGTAGTTGAGGGGAAACTTACACTTTTCAAAGTGGCTTTAGATCCATCAAGTTCAAGCTGGGCTCTGTAAAGCACCTTGAgatacattcattttatatgccactatataaataaaattgactTTAAACAGTCTTGTTATGTGCTGGACATCTTGTTCTTCATTTTCCTGCCTGTTACAAGTTAATAATTACATCCCATTTTTGATATTCATAATGCCTCCAAAACAAACACCTTCTGTGAAACATTTGTGAAAGGAGAAAGATGTGACCACTTAATTACTCTTGGAGACCTGTAGCATCAGCTAAAGTGAACATTCAGGTTTTAGAACACTGCTTTTAGATTTCCCTTGAGAGCTTTAGACCTGGATGTGACTGAATGCTGCAGAACCACTTTAAAATGATAAAACTGTTGTTCTCAGAGACTCATACTACATAACTAACCAGACAGATTGCACATTGTACACGGTTGTCTGCTTGCTGCAATTCAACCCACTGTGCCTTTGCATAATCAGCTTTGCATTCATGTGTTTTTTGCTTTCATTTAGCTGTCCAGCAATTATTGAGTATAAGAGAGTGCTGGCATGTTACATTAAATAACCCCAAgtatatgaatgaatgaataatgatgTTCGTAGCAATAAATAACTGTCTCTCATATTAGCTTCAGACaaaattgtacacacacacacacacacacacacacacacacacacacacacacacatacacacacatactcctgaAGTTGCCTTAGCAACCATTAGTGTTTATTTCTTACCTTtccttccattctctctctctctctctctctctctctctctctctcacacacacacacacacagctacactcACAAACGTGAACTCTCCTttactccccatctctctcttgctctacaTGACAGAACAGGTGAACCCACAGCACTCCTTGAAGAGTGTGAGCCCTGTTTTAGTTAAGAATGGCGAGGAGCCCTGCTGATGCAGCGCACTAGAGGTCACTCGTTGGTCTTCAGCTGCATCTTAAAAGGAAAGAGAACACAGAAGAAAGCTTATATATGTGTATGACTAAATCACATTATAATGGCAATATATTCAACCATGAATCCCAGAAATGAAAGGTTGTGAACAATCAAGCGGAGATTGCTGGATAATTCATATCCCATATGAAACAGTGTCTCATATAGAGTAAACACTGAGGTCTTGGGAGTTCACTGGTAAGCTCCATGGAAACAATGCTGATGTGTTCTTACTGCGTTTTCTGTAGCTCTTAGGGAATTTTGCCTTCAAGAAGTCAGCCATCTCTttgtcttcctccctctccctgttaACGCAGAATTAGAAGTCTGACAACATGCTGTGATAATGACATCTGCACTTGAATGTTGCTCACATTTGCATCTTAAAAGACGAGCGTAGCTACATCTGTGACTGCGTCACAGCAGGTAGCCCCGagttaaaataaataagaaatgtaaatatttattaatGTAGTGAGGTAGAAAGGGAAAACAGCAGGTATAAGCCTGCTTACAATAGAAAGAAAAAGATAAAACACATAAAAGGGTAAACTTTAGTGGGCAGCCGTTGCATACATATGAGTCTCTGTGTAAACAATCTTTACTTTCTAGCCTGCTTCCTTCGTTTTCAGGTGTTTGAATTATTGAGCACCTCACAACAAGCCTCTTCCTGTCACCTACCGCTGAACGCTGTCAGCCCAGCCACGCTCACTGGCACATTGCCATGACAGCTGTCTGATGTGGAGGAACGACCAATCCATACTGTGCatccgtgtgtctgtgtgtgtgtgtacatttatatGCCTATACAATATATAGAGGAGCTCATTGTAACAATATCTCAAATTCTGAATAGGAAAGGTGTTGAAAATATCCTCCTTTTGTTGGTGATTTTAgaagtacatttattcatgaCATCTTGCATTTGCTGAGAAGGGGATTAGAGAAAAAGATTAAATGATTTAGGAATGTTTGTCATGTATGTTCTCCATACACAATGCAATGTAAACATAATCTACTAGCCCCAAAAATCCACAAGCCGACTGTCATTACCTAAGGCTGGAGGGCTGTAGTTTTAAGATgtcattagatagatagatagatggatagatactttataCTGATCCATTACCTAAGGCTGGATGTCTGTAGTTTTAAGCTGTCATTATCTAAGGCTGGAGGTCTAGTGAGTCCATGTCACACCCAACCTTtcccaataaacacacactctaatgCCCCTCACTGATCTCACATTTCAAATCTCCTTTTGAGCCTGCAGTCTCTCAAGCCCAGAGTTGTAAAAAGCCTCCTAATTTCTCCACAGCCAATAAATAAATCGATTCTCTTGTTATTCCATACAATTCAGACGGGGCTGTAATTTAGCCCTAAGGTGAAAGAGAAAACAGGTGAGAGACAGTCACTCGCTGACATCAGACTGATGCAGTCAGGCTCAGTTTTTGGAAATGGTGGAAGAACACAATGGAAATGGAGCAAGGAAGGAAGGCTTCAGAAAATGGCACAAATTTCCAGACATTTCTGAAGCCATATAATGATCTATTTTCAAATATTAAGCAGCCTGGCCCATGCCTGCATTCTGTCACTGTCTGACAACCTGAAGCCCTGGTAGCGATGTTGGGTGCCTCTAAGAGGTTGGAGGTACCTCAGTCGCTCAAACTCCACATCGTCCACCAGAAAGTCTCGCGTCTCCACCAACTTGTGTATCTGCTGCAGCAactcctcctctttctgtcGATCCTCACTCGTTTTGTCCTTGTCTGTTCACAGGAGAAAATATAAGCTAATGACTGTATGTCATCCTTATTTCATCCATGTTACAAAGTGTAATAACAAACAAATCTTTGCCTCAgctttgtttttattatgtCAGCAAGCTGCAACGACAGACTATGCAATTGCCAAGCTAAACCTGGTAATGAGCAGTCACCTCTTTCATAATCAAGCAAAGATATTTAGGTGAGGAAAAGACATCCAGATGCATACCAGGGATTGTGATTAACTTCTGCAGATCCTTCTTGAGTCTGGTGATCTCCTTACACAGCTGAATGTCATCCATCCTGAGACAGAAACAAACGTGTCACTGAAAGGTGATGTCTTTTCTTTTGACATTCCAGATCTAACTGAATTAATCAGGTTCAGTTCTTCTCACCTTCTCCACTGTAGTACTATGACAAATCttctaatactactactacatcAAGATTGATTTCCCTACAGAGCTCCTCGTCAAACATGGACTGTGAGCTATCTAATGAAATCAGCTGGAACTGAGTTTACATCATCTTACATAAACAATCCTCTATGCTGACTACAGATGAATAGGAGTGTACGGCAAAGGTGTGGTGGTCAAGGTGAAGGAAGAAGGAGTTCTCACATGGGATCCTCGGAAGCATGATTCTGAGGTGCTAAACATCGGCCAGGCGGTTTGGTGAGAAGACGGTAGCAAAAGGACTATGAGTCATTCAGCCTTCATATGAAAATCTGTTCGGCATATCTGCACCAGTATCAGTCTCACCTTAATCCTCCTAACATATATCCCACACCTTTACCCATTTCCACTCTGTTCAGCATGGTTCAGAAACaatgttacaaatattaacATTCTCATTCTCTTAAACAAAATCACAGGATTTGTGGAATTttctagcctgggaatacccatacgaacTTTCGGCAAATTtggaatttgctctgcaggtctgtctggccaagaggccattgaagctGATTTCCAATATCGCCAAAACATGGGCACgcaaatacaatcgctaatcTGGCATGGgcatgtatttctttggaattgaggaaacacacaaaacacataattGTGAAGGTCTGGGTGTTCCCAGGTTAggaattttcattttcaagacAGCAAAAATCTGACCTTGAATTGGAATACCCTTCAGTCAACTTATGTAAGGCAcagtatatttttttgtgtatgaAACAACTGCAGTCAACACTACATCTAACTTTCTTTGTCCGCAATACAAGCATGATGTTTGTCAAAACATTCTAGTTTGCAGAGGAAAGATGCACAAGCATGTCTACAGGGAGAATCACCACAGATGGAAACCAGACATGCCTTGTAATCTAACACCCAGTAGAAGCCTACATCTGTGTGTCTTCTGATCCTACAACAATGAAATGTCAAAGATTTTTACTTTGGCTATGGATTGAAAGGTGTGAAACATAATTTGTTGCATGGTTGACAGCTTCAAAGAGGGTGATATTTTCCACATCTGTTTCTAAATCCATTTGGACTGTCAACAAATAGGGGGACTAAGAGCATCAGacaaaaagaagaggaagaaaatgcCAACCTGCAACATGCTTCTacttgtttggtgtgtgtgtgtgtgtgtgtgtgtgtgtggggtgtgtgtgtgtgtgtgtgtgtgtgtgtgtgtgtgtgtgtgtgtgtgtgacattagaCAACAGCTGCTTCATGTGCAATTGCAAAAAATGTTGTGACATCAAATCGCACAAAATCAACATGAAAATATAAGAAATATGTTGTCAAAGCTGAAGTGTTAGAGGGAGAAGCATTTACAGAGAGCTTGACAAAATTCGAAAAAGAGTTATTTCAGCAGTGGGGACCCCGAAAATGTCAAGTTTGACGCAACCGGCAAACTGGAGCAAATTACCTGCCTAATCATTGGTGGTGTGTCATCAGCATCTACTGAGCCCTAGAGCTTATTAGACCTTTCACTGAGACCCAACTGGTTCACATGGCATTCAGCTAGAATTCAAAGACCCTGGCCCACCACATACTATGGATACCGGTAATTATAGATCCGTTCCTTACAGACTAACCAGTATGATCTGATGTGTTTTCTCAGTCAGTAAATTGGTCCTTTTTATTTCTGTTGATTAGCAACCGAGTCAAGGTGTAGCATAtaaatatagaccctttcaacaataaaaacaaaaacaatgcttgaacgtcctatttggttcccaatcctcatggaatgttaaaacggaagccttgaggggccaactatgatgccgataatggaactctcttgaaagggtctatacggTATGTTCACTTGCTTCTGTGCAGTCTGTTTAGTTTCCCATTATCCCCATACTACTTTTACcgtcaaaaaataaaaatggcacTAATGAATACATTGTTTTACAtttacttgaaaacaaataagatggatgttgctgctggcgaacagtgtgacacgagttaagcttttattaagttggcaaacgtttgaactagccaactagctccgctggtgggaaacacatgggactcatagcgctgccgctgtcctgttgtgtgcagagggaatttgaaagacaactgattatccccttccctcggactgagcactgcgaacggtgagtgcccagaccccacattttaatgtgggtctggcttgtcaggctacaAGTACAGTATACCTCCAACAAAGAATTAGGACAGTAATGATCCTTCAGAAATACATGATCCCAAATAAGAAGTATTTAATTTCTTGCTGGAACTTTGTATCTTTTGACCATGTTGAGACAGCTGTTGAATGCccagaaagggagggagagtatCAGGCTATTCAACTGTGACAGCTAAGGCTTGAGCAAGTCCATTAGATGTGCATTTCAAACAGACAAAAGCTAAAGgtgtaaataaataacaacactATGAAAAACTGCAAATACCACTTCCCCCACCTCTATGAGATGAATCTGCAGAGCAAAAAGGCTAAATTAATTTTaggaaataaatacattataatataatattataattatacaGACAAAAATGTCTTGTTACAAAGATATAACGGGTGTGATATTTCCTGGACAAGTAAATCTCATAAGCGGCACAGATCTCGTTGTCAGGTAATGTGTGGGAATGCACTGTATGGGGAGATCTCATAAAGACTGAGAGATAAATCTCATAAAGACTGAGAAGCACTGCAGGAGACTCAGAGCTGTCCATTAGAGCTGTCTATTATCACACGTCCCCTGTCAGTCCCACCAGGCCCCGGTGCATTTTCAGACCCTCACCTGATCCCGTCAGGACTTCACCTCGCTAATGGAACAAACACTCAATAGATCCTGTGTGCACATCCTTCAAGTACAACAACACAAGTGCtcacaaaacatttacacacacacacacacacacacacagagagacacacatacacacacacacacacacacacacacacacacacacaccaatccacacacacacgcacacacacacaaacccacacacgcacacacacacacacacacacacacacacacacacacacacagatgttcaaAGTCCTTCCATCTTTGAAATACAGATATTTTAGTCACAGTAATACACTAGAGGTTATATAATAGCAACAGTAAAAAATTACCCTAGACATGTATGTATGCCTTATAGACATGTATGTATGCCTCTAGTCTACAGTACAACCAAAAGTATATAAACTAGGGGAATGAGGGGATTTTCTTGTGATCATGTTGGCTGTGTGAAAACAATTGTTTCTAGGGCAAATAAATCATAACCCCATGACACATCTTGACATCCACAG
This window encodes:
- the zgc:171844 gene encoding bMERB domain-containing protein 1, translating into MENDPQPPNQYGSLDRTKVDEDACSKGAESVVSMADSSVTVDDIEGELFKIERIRDILVRRESELRYMMDDIQLCKEITRLKKDLQKLITIPDKDKTSEDRQKEEELLQQIHKLVETRDFLVDDVEFERLREREEDKEMADFLKAKFPKSYRKRNAAEDQRVTSSALHQQGSSPFLTKTGLTLFKECCGFTCSVM